The Linepithema humile isolate Giens D197 chromosome 2, Lhum_UNIL_v1.0, whole genome shotgun sequence genome has a segment encoding these proteins:
- the LOC105677344 gene encoding tyrosine-protein kinase Dnt-like, whose amino-acid sequence MIRQLPILLLFGVALATNNKSFNLFLSQTEVRKLMGLQAELFYVRDGVVNEYAIKFVVPVPAQVQKLHFTWENFDPDPLPYSLFVDISNPSALSGSLNISQTGVIPVGYIQTWALTLHCGPYDVEVDLSIRINVSVKTNLTSLEFKRKKICLKDKSYIEPEEVLVAAPGTTSGGQIFYAAIGCACAFIAAIFVLVLAYYVRDKKTRRHRDPLQESRGLSSACSVERGTGVGPAQTFLSPETPPPASAASGSSYRRLDDRPSRELHERIQEITVQRCRVRLLSIEMEGTFGRVYRGSYHEEGALSPRDVLVKTAAEHASQSQVALLLREGLALYGLSHPALLPVLGVSIEDRSAPFLLYPHTGYRNMKRFLLRCKLSSEGPPRALTTQEVVEMALQAAKGVQYLHKKRLIHRDLAARNCVVDDDLRVQITDNALARDLFPQDYHCLGDNENRPIKWLAIESLLTKTFTTASDVWAFGVLLWELTTLAQQPYVEVDPFEMASYLRDGYRLAQPINCPDELFAVMAYCWAMSAEERPTFSQLIICLQDFHTQLTRYV is encoded by the exons GACTGCAAgcggaattattttatgtcagGGATGGCGTCGTAAACGAGTACGCCATCAAGTTCGTCGTTCCTGTACCAGCGCAGGTTCAGAAACTCCATTTCACGTGGGAAAATTTCGACCCCGACCCT CTACCGTACTCGCTCTTCGTCGACATCAGCAATCCTTCAGCGCTGAGCGGCTCGCTAAACATTTCCCAGACCGGAGTGATACCCGTGGGTTACATACAGACGTGGGCCCTCACGCTTCACTGCGGGCCCTACGACGTGGAAGTCGACTTGAGCATCCGAATAAACGTCTCGGTGAAGACCAACCTTACCAGCCTGGAGTTCAAGCGGAAGAAGATTTGCTTGAAGGACAAGAGTTACATAGAGCCCGAGGAGGTCCTCGTCGCCGCCCCCGGCACGACTTCCGGCGGTCAGATCTTTTACGCGGCCATCGGCTGCGCGTGTGCATTCATCGCCGCTATTTTCGTCCTCGTGCTGGCCTACTACGTGCGCGACAAGAAGACCAGACGACATCGAGATCCTCTCCA GGAATCCAGAGGTCTCAGTTCGGCGTGCAGCGTCGAAAGGGGCACCGGAGTCGGACCTGCGCAAACGTTTTTGTCACCGGAAACACCTCCACCTGCGTCCGCTGCGTCCGGATCGTCTTACAGAAGACTAGACGATCGCCCTAGCCGAGAACTGCACGAAAGAATTCAGGAAATCACTGTTCAAAG ATGCAGAGTACGTCTTCTCAGCATCGAAATGGAAGGAACATTTGGACGCGTATACAGAGGAAGTTATCACGAGGAGGGTGCTTTATCCCCGAGAGACGTACTAGTGAAAACAGCTGCCGAGCACGCATCCCAATCACAA GTGGCTCTTCTCCTGCGGGAAGGTTTAGCTCTTTACGGGCTCAGTCATCCGGCATTGCTTCCGGTTCTCGGTGTTTCTATCGAAGACAGAAGCGCACCTTTTCTGCTGTACCCGCACACGGGTTACAGAAACATGAAGAGATTCTTGTTAAGGTGCAAGCTAAGCAGCGAAGGGCCCCCAAGGGCCCTCACAACGCAAGAAGTCGTCGAAATGGCACTACAGGCTGCCAAAGGTGTACAATATCTTCACAAAAAGAGACTCATTCACAGAGACTTGGCTGCCAGAAATTGCGt TGTTGACGACGACTTGCGAGTACAGATCACGGATAACGCCCTCGCCAGAGATCTGTTCCCACAAGATTATCACTGCCTCGGCGATAACGAGAATCGCCCTATCAAATGGCTGGCGATAGAAAGTTTACTCACCAAGACCTTCACAACAGCCTCTGACGTG TGGGCATTCGGCGTTTTATTGTGGGAATTGACGACGTTGGCGCAACAACCTTATGTGGAAGTGGATCCATTTGAAATGGCATCCTACCTCAGAGACGGCTACAGATTGGCACAACCGATAAACTGTCCAGACGAGCTGTTCGCGGTGATGGCATACTGCTGGGCTATGTCAGCGGAAGAGAGACCGACATTTAGTCAATTGATTATCTGTCTGCAAGACTTCCACACTCAGTTAACGCGATATGTTTAA